The window CTCACAGCAGCACACAGCAGAAGACTTTTAACCATCTCCTGGGGGTGGACTTTGGGTCGGTTCAAATCTTGCTTTTACAAAAGATGCTACAAAGAATAACCCTGGCCTTACATCATTTTGCACGTGTGCAAGTCTGTCTGTAAGATGAATTCCCAGAAGTGAAGTTGTTGGGCCAAAAGGTATATGCCTGTCTGATTTTGATGGATAGTGCCAAATGGCACTCCTTAGGGGTTGTACCAATGATGCTCCCACCAGTGGTGTGCAGGTATCTGAGTCTGGGAGGATCCAAGTTCCCCAGATCAGAGCAGAGACCTGTGAGATGAAAATAACActcctggggaattccctggaggtccagtggttaggacttggtgctttcactgccgtgggcctgggtttgattgaACCCATGTCGGGGTCCTAAGATCCTGCAAGACACATGGTtcggcaaacaaacaaacaaacaaaaaaaacccatcaAAACACTCCTGGACAAGTATGAGTGGGAAGGATGGATTAAGTTGAGCTTAGACCCCCGAGGCTCTCAGGAAGTGGGGAAAGATGGATGGGAAAGAGGCCTGAGACCATAGAAATGGAATGTGAATCCATCTTATCTCATGGAGAGAAGTGTCAGATCAGACAAATTAGCTCGGGGTTTTCTAGTATGGATGATCTAATGGGGAGCCTTTTTAGACTCTGTCTGGATCCAGGAGTCCCAGGGTGAGGGAGCGGAAGAGGGGCTGGGAAGGAGTGGCTGAGCTGCAGCTGCTGGGCTGAGTAGGGAGAACACAGCGGAAGAAGCGGGGAGGTTGGGGCCAGGAACAAGAGAACAGGAAGGGTCTGGGGAGACCTGGCTGTATCCCTGGAGCCTAGAATACTGCCTGGGGCATGGGAGGAGCTCAGGAAATAGCAGAAACACAAACACAGCAAAGAGCCAGGACACGGTGAAATTCATCCCCAGAAACCTGAGAATACACCTGTTTGTCCCAGGACCAAATATGACCAGGACAGACTGTcagtgggagtgggggtggaccCGTCTGTGGTCTTGACCATAGCCTCTCTCAAATCGGATCCACTCTCTCATCTTATCCtggttatttccttttaaaacattatcTCAAATTCATCACTCAGTCAGTATTTATTAAGCACATCCAGTGTGCCCAGCCCTGCTCTGTCTtctggtgcttcagtggttaaATATTTGATCACAGTCTCTGCCTTGGTGGATTTGAAACAAGTACTCCTACCAAGACATCATCACCAGCTGTGTCAAGTGCCATGACGTGAAGGAGGGCCACCCTGTGACAGGGTGGCCAGGAAGGGCTTTGCCGGGAAGTGACGTGTAAGCTGATACCTGCAGGATGCTAGGAGGGAACAGTGGGTCTGTATAAAGGCCTGAAGTGGGGAGAACTTGTGTAGGTGGTGGGCAAAGGCTAGGGCGGTGGGAGCTAAGGGTATGAGGGATCAGAGTGAGACAGGGAAAGTCCAGGGGTACCAGAGCCTGCAGGGCTTGGAAACCACGCCAGAGATTTATTGTCTTATTCCAAATGCAATTGCAGAGCATTGATGAAATGGTTGAAGCAAGGGAGGAATGTGatcaaatttatgttttaaaaagattgggacatccctggtggtccagtggctaagactctgcccttccaatgcaaggggtctgggttcgatccctggtcagggaactagatcccgcatgcctcaacTGAAAGTCCTGCATTCCATAACTAAAGACCCTGCAACCAAGATCGAAGATCCtggtgctgtaactaagacctggcactgcTAAAAAAAAGGAATAGATTAGGTTTCATGAAAGGcttgtataaaattaaaaaaaaaaaaaagattgtgcaGCTCTGGAAAATAGTCTAGAATGGGTATAAATGACACTGGGAAGCCATGGGGCATTGACTGGGAGAGTTCACCCCACCCCTTCGTTGATTCCAATATTTTGCATTTATGTGGTAAATTACAAATTGGGGAATGATATGACAAGAGCGCCCAAAGCCATTTTGTTCTGAGAACCCCAAAGTCAGTTCCCTTCAGCAGGGAGGCGGGGCTCAAGCCCTCAGGCCAGTGTCTCCAGCAGACAGCCTTAAGCACAGCAGAAGCAGGCGCCGTGTGCGAGGAGAGACTGTGATAGGTTCACCAGCAAGAGAGGAACTGGGATCAAGCTGGGCTGAGTCAAGTGAAACAGATCACTTTGTGGTAGGAGTTCTCAGAGCCTTTGATTGTGGTCTGTGCCCCGTGAGCCTCGAAGAAAGGCCTAGAATCTAGCCCATTGTGTACTTACTTTGacactttgaaaaaataattttatttgtttattattggctgcgctgggtcttcattaccacacaggcttttttctagttgaggcgagcagggactgctctccagttgtggtgtgtgggcttctcgttgacgtggcttctcttgttgtggagcacgggctctggggtgcacgggcttcagtaattgtggcacttAGGCTCATTAGTTGTAggtcccgggctctagagcacaggctcaatagttgtggtgcaccggCTTAGTGGAATTTTTGGTTTATTAGATAAACAGGCTTGAGGACAAGccacagcagggcttccctgatagctcagttggtaaagaatccacctgcaatgcaggagaccctggtttgattcctgggttgggaagatcccttggagaagggataggctacctgctccagtattcttgggcttcccctgtggctcagctggtaaagaatctgcctgtgatgcgggagacctgggttggatccctccattgggaagatcccttggaggagggcatggcaactcattccagtattcttgcctggcgaatagTGAGGTGTCTCCCCTCACCACATCTCCCCTCATCCCATGCCACCTCTTTTGTGGTGTCTGGTTCTTGGGGGCCGTTTTTCTGTTTATGTATGTGCAAGCAAATCTTATTCTCTTTATAATCCAAAGACAGAATTGTCTAGGCTCCATTATCACCTGTTGTTCCTCTCCTTGGGGAATGGAAAACCATTTCGGCCCACGTCTTACGGTCATTTCTGCCTTGCCTAGCATACTTAGGAGTGCCACCATCAGTGGGAACCTCTccttaattcttttccttttctcatcaTCTCTTCTTGGCTTTGGGAAAAATAAGTTACTCCCTCAATCAAGAATTCggatgctgggacttccctggtggtccaggggctaagactctgcattcccaatgcagggggcctgggttccatccctggttggggaactggatcccacatgctgcaactaagttcacatgccacaactgagagttcAATTGcaagccacagctaaagatcctgagtgctgaaactaagacccagcacagccaaatcaatcaataaatattaaaaaaaaaaaaagagaattcaggTGCTCTATTCTATAAgaatttcgatccctgggtcgggaagatcccctggaggagggcatagccacccactccagtattcttacctggagaatccccatggacagaggagactggtgtgttacagtgcatagggtctcaaagagtcagatacgactgaagtgactgagcaggcgcGTGCAAATTCTGTGAGAAAGCAACAGCCCTGGCATTTCTGGTCCCCAGGTCTTTATATGATGCTCCCAGCTGGTCCCCAGAGGCCTGTTCATCTTCCTAGCTCTGTTACAAAGCATGTGCTGCCACTGTGTTTGGTGCTATCCAAATGGCAGTGGTCAATTCTGTCCCCCTGCCCCAGTGTTCCGACCCCAGTGATGCAAAGGGGAACTCCGACAAACAGAAGCAACCACACAAGCCATTTCCCAGGAGGTTAtgatttattttacattattgaTGTGACAGGGAACAGGGCCAAGATTCCACCTCCAGGATCCAAGAGGAGGAACAACCAGGAGAATTATCTACATCAAAGATCAGGGGCAGAATCAGGGAGGGGTCTTCCTGGAAGTGGCTGGAACAGCACGGGCTCAGGCCACGGGAGCCAGGCCGATCTGGTTGTTGCCCCTATCGAAGACGGTGAAATACTGGCGGATGAAGACATCACCCAGGATCCAGAGGTCCCCAGAGGAGGTGGAGATGTCCATGCCCTCGAACCCGCTGGAGCAGATCCCGTTGCTCTGGAGGAAAGGAGAATAAAACCCGAGCTGGGACTCAGACCCTTTGGGGACAGGCGCTGGGGCCTGAGCATCCAGGACCATGGTGCGCTGCCAGCCACGTGCAAGGAGGAGCTTCCTGGCTCGTGCCTGGGGACTTGGCTCTTCCTGGCCTGGGGGTCTGCCTCTGTAAGCAACTCGCTGCTCTCTTGGTTTCCAGGGATTACCAGACATTATCCAGTGTTTCTGGCAGATGTACACACCTTGACGTCAGCATCAGAGCTAAGGGGTTTAGGGAGAACTCAGCTGCCGGGAAGGATTCTGGAAGCACTGGTGACACAGCCTTTTCTCATTATTCTGATCCCCACCAGTGGCAAACTGGATCAGCTGCTAGTCCTTTTCATCCACTAAGTCGCTGACTTTGTGACTTTGGCTGCATATTACAATCTCCTCTGGAACTTCAAGccctctgcaccccaccccctACCATGGCTTAGGCTCCACCCCTTCCTAATTAATCAGCATTGCTGGGGGAGGGACCTAGTTAGTTCTTATGGAATGACATCCACCCACTGGGCAAAACTACTTTCCCATCCAGCATTGTACTAGAAGGCAAGGTTTTCCTGGGTGCatcggcacgactgagcgacttcactttcactttcatgcattggagaaggaatggcaacccactccagtattcttgcctggagaatcccagggacgggagagcctggtgggctgccgtctatggggtccaacagagtcggacacgactgaagcgaattagcagcagcagcagcagcagcagcagcagagactatAGGAGTGTCATAAGCCCTGACCCTATGGGAGGTGTGGTTTCCATTTGCCCAACACTTTGTAGCTTTGATGTGGGCAATCTCGCGTGATTACGATACCTGCACCCTGGTGTGGGGAAAGGTCTAGGTTTTAGATAAAGGAGGGATCCAGGGGCTAGTACCTTGCTGAAGAACCTGGGGCTAATCCCTGAGACCCAGAGCTTGGACTCCAGGGCCCACTTAGAAATCCTTTCACACCACCAACCTTTGCCTTGCTTTTCCTCCCTGGGGGTGCTGCCTCTCAATTCTCATTCGCACATTTATCTGTGATGTATTCTTTTTCTCTGGAGGCTGTCCAGAGCAGATGGAAGCTCCAGCTTGTGGAAGTGCCCTTGCCCTTGTGCCGAGGGGCAGTCTGTGTCCACATTCTGAGTGGGTACATCTAGTGGAAGGCCCAGAGTCCCCTTACCTGCAGGATGTAGGCGCTGGGGGGCACAGGGTACTGGACACCGTTGATGGTGAAGACAATGTCGGGCAGGCTGTCGATGGAAGAGCAGCTGATCACCACCTGGAAGGAACAAGGGTTAGCAGGGCTTTCATTGCTCGTGCGTGGCAGATCCACCACTTGAGTCTAGAACAGGGCAGTCAGGGCTGGACTTACTTCGCCAGAGGAATCCTCGCTGGCTCCAATGTAGCTCTGAATGTTGGAAATGGCAGTGGTTGGGCCGGCCAGCAGAGAGGTACCAGTGTCAACAATGGCCTGGCAGCCGTCGCTGCAAGCGATGGACTCTCCATTCATGGTGATGCTGAGGAAAAGAGGCAAGTCAGGGTCCCCTGAGCCCCTAGAGGGTACATCTCTCAAGGAGGAACCAGGTGACCCTGGTTCCTTCCCCATCCATTGGCCAATGCATAAAATTTCAGCTTCTCTTGTTCACACGCTCATTCTCTGAATTCATGTATTCTACCAGGAATTACTGAGTGCCTGCTCTGTGTTAGGCACAGGACATGCAAAGCCAAACAAGATGGGTGCACAGTTTCTGGCCTCAGGGAGCTCCTACTCTAGCTGGAAAGATAAATTATGATTGAGGAGGAGCAGGATGAGTAGGGGAACAGAACCCAAGCCAGGGTGAGGGTGCTGGTGTGGACCAAGCCAGGGAAGGCTTCTCAGGGAAGTGGACACCCAAAGGTTGCTAGGGAGAAGAAGAGCTAGAGGAGGATATCACAGGTGGAGGTGACAGAGGGTGGGCAATGATGATGGAGTGATGGCCAGGTAAGTCCAGCCCTGACTGCCCTATTTACCCAAGGGGCAGGAGTTTGAGGAACTGATGGGGTTTTGGCATGGCTGGGGCAGACATAGGGAGATCAGTGTGTCTGTTTCCCCGGGACTGTCTTGGTTTAACTACTGAAAGGCTGGCATCTGAGGAAACTGCTCACTCCTGGGCAAACCTGGGCTATGGGTCACCCAAGCAGGCCAACTGCGGGCAGAGCAGCTAGAGGTTAAGGCTACCTGGGGGCAGACAGTCTTTGAAGTGGAAAGTggaaggaaatgtgtgtgtgtgtgtgagttgctcagtctgtccaactctctgcgaccccatggactgtagcctgccaggctcctctgtccatgggattctccaggcaagaatactggagttgtttgccattcccttcttcaggggatcttcctgaccctggactgaatctgtgtctcccacactgaaggtagattctttgccgtctgagccaccagggaagccaatgggAGGAAATGTTTTGAAACAACTTCTCCACCATCTTGCCCTGACCTTAGACCAAAAGTGACAAGCCCCCTAAAAGCCAAGATGTATGGACAGGGGACTCCCCAATCTTCGTAGAGATTCTGGTAGACTGTCCTGTCTCTTTGCTCAGAAGGGAATTGGCTGTCTCATCCTTGCTGAGTCTCTGGGGTGTGGGGTCGGAGGGGGTGGTCCCAGACATTGCTTATCCTCCAGTGATGTGCCCTTCTCCGGGTCTCTCTTACTCGGCCAACTTTTACCTTCTCCTTCTGGAGCACATGTCCCTGTGCTGGCTGTTCCAGGGGGATGTTGGAATTCTTAGTTAATTATGAGTGTGTAAACAAATGCAGTCTGGGGCCCATGCCAGGATATAGCCCATCTACAATAACCTCACCTGTCCACAGTGATCTGCCAATAGCCCTCAACAGAAACAGGCACCCAGTTCAGACTTCCCGAGTAGTAAGAAGAATCGATGTCACCAAATATCACCACGCTGCCACTCTCTTCGTTGCTATGGAGAGTGGAGGGAAAACAGGAATTCATTCATACATTCACAATTCCAACTGAACATATGAACTGTGTGCATTCTAAgagctactttaaaaaaaaaaaactttttgttttgtattggagtatagctaattaacaatgttgtgatagtttcagatgtacagcaaagggactcagctgttacatatgcatgtatccattctcccccaaactcccctcccatccaggctgccacataacactgagcagagttccatgtgctatacaggaggtccttgttggttacccattttaaatataccagtgtgtatatgtccatcccaaactccctaactatccctttctccCATCATTTCCCCAGCAACCATAAACTAAGAGCTACTCTTAATTGGGATCTTGCCAATGTCAAGAGCTGAGCAGTGTGTGTGGTTCACAGGGTTTCTTATAATCCTGACACCAAGACCCATGCCTTGATcactattatttctgttttacactgaagtaactgaggctcagagaggtggtgcagtgtgcccaaggtcacacagccagggagTCACAGAACCTGGGTCTTTTTGGTTCCAAAGTATGTGTGGTTTCCACCACATACGCTCTTTGCTGTGGGGACctcaagagaaataaatgaatgacggTGTCTGCTCTTAAAGCCTTGACAATGTAGTTCATGGTTTGCAAATGTCTGCAGGCGTTTTTCATCGCCACGACTAGGTGGGGGTCGGGGGAGCCGCTGGCCTCTGGGAggtggaggccagggaggctGCCAAACATCCCAAAGCAGCCCCCAACAGCAAGAAATCATCTGGTccaaaaatgtcaatagtgctgggATTGCGAAACTTCAATCTAGTTGGCCCTATGTGAATTACCTAACTGCCCATAAAAACAGATTATGTTTAAGAGAATATTAAGTGGTCAAGAGAAAAAAAGGCTAAAAGGACCCTCCTATTGTACATTGCTGGAGTCCTGATTACTGGAATATTCATTGTATAAATCTCTGCAGTTTCAGTTTAGACAGGAAAGCAAATGTAGATGACACTAAGAAATTATTCAGCAAACAACTGGCCACAGACAGACCAACCACAGACAGATGATTCCACTCCCCTAACCCCACCCCACCTTCCTTGTAAACATCTGACAGTACCCTGAGATTATGGAACAgccaatatcttaaaaaaaaaaaacccatcaatGATGACAAATTGCTTCAAAAGAAAAGGATGTGAGTGTCAGAGGAAGGTTGAGTGTCTCAAGAAAGTCGATGACACAACCTCAGATATTCTGGCACAAACCTTTACTCAGCCAAAACCAAGGCTTGGTTATTCTTTATTCTTAGAATTAATTCATAGCCACACCTGGAACCTAAATTTTGTTAACTAATAAAAGAAACTTGCTTTCATCATTTAAAAGTTTCTCTGTTCAAAGTCTAAATCCCAATCAAaacttcttttcatttattgttaTGAACTTTTGGCTCCAATTTTAAGCggattcattctttaaaaaaaaaatttttttttttaatttggctgcaccaagtcttaatcggagcatgtgggatctagctcctgaccaaggatcgaaccctgggcccctgcactgggagtgcagaatcctagccactggaccacgagggaagtccctaagtGGACTCACGTTAAATGGTGGTCTTCTGGAGAGCAAGTAGCTAATGATATTTGACTTGCATAAAGCAAGGCGACAGAGAATCTTGCTAGTAAAATAAGATGATGAAGACTGTTCATCAGAGAGGAATTTGGCACTGTTCTCTCCAAAGATACACCTCTCAAGTCTAAGACACTGACCTTGCCAATCCCCCTGCTTGCCAAGATTCCAGCCCATCCAGCCTTCGACAGCCTCCTGCTGGACCCGGTGACCCGTGACCTCCTTGCTTCACTTACCTGCTCAGGTAGACAGAGAAGAGGTCTTGGGAAACCAGACCCTGGTCCCACATGTTGTCAAAAACAGGGGTGGCCCCGGAGGAGGAGATGCTGGGGTAGGCGAGACCCAGGATGCCGTCAAAGGGAGCATAGTACAGGAAGGAGCCGGGCTCTGTCTCACTCAGGCCAAAGATCTGGTTGGTGTCGCTGATGCCTCCGACCTGCGTGGGGGAACCAAGACGTTTCTCATTAGCTTGTGCTGACTGAGCACTGCGGGGTGCCTACCCTGGGCTCAGAGCATCCCCTGGTTCATTTCATGTAGGACTTGGCTTCCGGGGCATCAGGctggaaggaggggagagggatTAGCCCTGGAATTTCTTGTTATTCTGTTGGAAAGAACAACTGATGCTGATCCCCAGATGGGCACCGTCTGCGACTTGGTGTGAGAATGTGCTGCAGAACAGATGGtcaccatgtgtgtgtgcttctgaAGATCAGATGCAAAGCAGACGCTGGGCAAATCAGAACCCTGGACCCCTGCTGTGCCCTGGAAAGGCAGGGGATGCTTGTGGTGGAGCTTTTGTGACTTAGGGGGGCTGTGGGctcagggaggaggaagaagaggaggtgcTAAAAGAGAACTGAGCCTTTTCCTACCTTCTTCCTACCCCTTCATAGCATTCAACTTGGGTGCTGACGCTGGCTTCTGGCTTCTGGCATTCCCCTACCTTACTACTTCTGCCCCCTACCCCACCGCCACCAGCCCCTCCAAAATATCTGTGGTATCTCTGCCACTTTCTGCATGCCCCAGTTAGGTTGCTTTTGTGATACAAAGACCCATATTGAAGGAGCTGCCACAGAGGgtgaggagggggtgggaggaagtCTGTGCTGTGGCCTCCAAGGTCCCTGAAGTTGGAAGCTGTCCAGGATGAGGCAGCCAGCCAGAGTGTGCTTACCTGGACGGTATCGTATCCAAGGATGCCTGTCATGCTGCCGGTTCCGTAGGTGATAGACAGTGTCTCGCTGGTGGCCTCATAGGTGGAAGAGTCTTGAGGGTTGAAGCGGTTGTGGTTGGCTGTGAGGACAAGAAGAGACATGGTCAAACTCCAAAAGCTGAGCCAGAGTCATGGGCTGAGGGTGCCTTCATTTTGGGTTGGATTTTGGAAGAGAaagttaacttttttctttagaCTTTGGTGCCCTAGTGttcccaggttccattcctgtcTGGTTGGACCAACTGGGATCATCTCACTGTGGATGGAAACTGCggctatgaaatgaaaagatgcttgctccttggaaggaaagctatgacaaacctagacagcatattaaaaagcagagacatcactttgctgacaaaggtccctatagtcaaagctatggtttttccagtagtcatgtagaaatatgagagttggaccattaagcaggctgagtactgaagatttgatgcttttgaactgtggtgttggagaagactcttgagagtcccttggactgcaaggagatcaaaccagtcaatcctaaaggaaatcaaccttgaatattcattagagagactgatgctgaagctgaagctctaatactttgaccacctggtgtgaagagctgactcattggaaaagactctgatgctgggaaagattgaaggcagaaggagaagggggcgaacagaggatgagatgattgaatggcatcatcgacatgATGAaccagagtttgagcaaactctgggagatggtgaggggcagggaagcctggcgtgcttcagttcatggggtcacaaggggttggacatgactgagcgactgaacaacaacaactctgatGGAAGGTCCTGCCAGGCTCGTGCTGACTGAAGCA is drawn from Bubalus kerabau isolate K-KA32 ecotype Philippines breed swamp buffalo chromosome 5, PCC_UOA_SB_1v2, whole genome shotgun sequence and contains these coding sequences:
- the LOC129652459 gene encoding pepsin A; protein product: MKWLLLLALVALSECSVVKIPLVKKKSLRQNLIENGKLKEFMRTHKYNLGSKYIREAATLVSDQPLQNYLDTEYFGTIGIGTPAQDFTVIFDTGSSNLWVPSIYCSSEACTNHNRFNPQDSSTYEATSETLSITYGTGSMTGILGYDTVQVGGISDTNQIFGLSETEPGSFLYYAPFDGILGLAYPSISSSGATPVFDNMWDQGLVSQDLFSVYLSSNEESGSVVIFGDIDSSYYSGSLNWVPVSVEGYWQITVDSITMNGESIACSDGCQAIVDTGTSLLAGPTTAISNIQSYIGASEDSSGEVVISCSSIDSLPDIVFTINGVQYPVPPSAYILQSNGICSSGFEGMDISTSSGDLWILGDVFIRQYFTVFDRGNNQIGLAPVA